The Chloroherpetonaceae bacterium genome window below encodes:
- the gmk gene encoding guanylate kinase, with protein MNETLKDPYDSHLSETGLTQGPKVVVFAAPSGTGKSTISKMILNDLPVLTFSVSATTRPQRAGETHGKEYYFLSKHVFEQTINEDGFIEYSKHFENYYGTLKSEVDRAYSESKVLLLDLDVDGALNVKKIYRERALLVFILPPSREILEDRLRKRGTDSEASILKRLERVDYELSQSIQFDTRVVNDELNRAVDEIKSTIQAFIRN; from the coding sequence ATGAACGAGACATTGAAAGACCCATACGATTCCCACCTTTCCGAAACAGGACTTACCCAAGGGCCGAAAGTCGTTGTTTTTGCTGCGCCTTCTGGCACCGGTAAATCGACCATTTCCAAGATGATTTTGAATGATTTGCCTGTACTGACCTTTTCCGTTTCTGCGACAACTCGCCCTCAGCGAGCCGGTGAAACCCACGGTAAAGAATATTATTTTTTAAGCAAACATGTGTTCGAGCAAACCATCAATGAAGATGGCTTTATCGAATACTCAAAGCATTTTGAAAACTATTATGGCACCCTCAAGTCAGAAGTTGATCGGGCATACAGTGAATCAAAAGTTTTGCTCCTTGACTTGGATGTCGATGGTGCTCTAAATGTGAAAAAAATTTATCGAGAGCGCGCACTTCTTGTTTTCATTCTGCCACCCAGCCGAGAAATACTTGAAGATCGTTTGCGAAAAAGAGGAACTGATAGTGAAGCATCAATTCTCAAAAGGCTTGAAAGGGTAGATTACGAACTCTCACAATCCATACAATTTGATACGCGGGTTGTGAATGATGAATTGAATAGAGCCGTTGATGAAATTAAAAGTACCATACAAGCGTTCATTAGAAACTAA
- a CDS encoding amidohydrolase family protein, whose product MKSFSKGLRLLFLTPLFILGSSQNLLFAQIAIKADTVFTVSGPKLIGGVVLVNKGKIEAVGSANSIKIPASYKVLTAKVVTPGLIDAHSVVGLAGIYNTPHDQDQLELSDAIQPELRAVDAYNGREALVDWVRSFGITTLHTGHAPGALASGQTIIVKTLNGSTENAVIDSGFAVAMTLGSLVGQNFKKPGTRAKGIAMLRTELIKAREYGKKMLEKDASKRPARDLKLEVFNDLLNGKFRALITVHKANDILTAIRLANEFGFKLILDGCAEAPLVLNEIKASGSHVILHATMVRTGGEAKSASMETASKLKAAGIKFAIQSGYETYVPKTRVVLYEAGLTLSNGLGFEDALRSITLSAAEILGLQSRLGSIEKGKDADLVLFDGDPFEYTSHVCTVIINGEITNQTCK is encoded by the coding sequence ATGAAATCATTTTCAAAAGGTTTACGGCTTCTATTCTTAACGCCTCTATTTATTCTTGGTTCATCTCAAAACTTGCTTTTTGCCCAAATCGCCATTAAAGCAGATACAGTTTTTACTGTATCAGGTCCAAAACTTATTGGTGGTGTTGTGTTGGTAAACAAAGGAAAAATTGAAGCGGTGGGAAGTGCCAATTCAATTAAAATTCCCGCGAGTTACAAGGTTTTAACAGCTAAAGTTGTCACGCCCGGTTTAATCGATGCTCACTCGGTTGTCGGCCTTGCGGGGATATACAACACTCCGCACGATCAAGATCAACTTGAACTTTCTGATGCTATTCAACCGGAACTTCGAGCTGTCGATGCATACAATGGTCGAGAAGCTTTGGTTGATTGGGTAAGAAGTTTTGGAATTACAACGCTTCACACCGGTCATGCACCCGGCGCTTTAGCAAGTGGACAAACGATTATTGTTAAAACACTGAATGGTTCAACAGAAAACGCTGTAATTGACTCTGGCTTTGCTGTTGCGATGACCTTGGGTTCGCTCGTAGGGCAGAATTTCAAAAAGCCCGGAACTCGTGCGAAAGGGATTGCAATGCTCCGAACAGAGCTCATAAAAGCAAGAGAGTATGGAAAAAAAATGCTTGAGAAAGATGCTTCGAAACGCCCTGCTCGAGATTTAAAGCTCGAAGTTTTCAACGATTTATTAAATGGTAAATTTCGAGCACTCATCACAGTTCATAAAGCCAATGACATTCTTACCGCCATTCGACTTGCCAATGAATTTGGGTTCAAACTGATTTTGGATGGCTGCGCCGAAGCGCCGCTTGTGCTTAATGAAATAAAAGCTTCAGGCTCGCATGTTATTCTTCATGCAACAATGGTGAGAACCGGCGGCGAAGCCAAAAGCGCTTCGATGGAAACCGCCTCTAAACTAAAAGCAGCTGGAATCAAATTTGCCATTCAAAGTGGTTACGAAACCTATGTGCCCAAAACGCGTGTTGTGCTTTACGAAGCAGGCTTAACACTTTCAAACGGTCTTGGTTTCGAGGACGCGCTTCGAAGTATCACGCTTTCAGCGGCTGAAATCCTTGGGCTTCAATCACGATTGGGAAGCATCGAAAAAGGTAAAGATGCCGATCTCGTTCTTTTTGACGGTGATCCCTTTGAATACACCTCACATGTTTGCACCGTCATCATTAACGGTGAAATCACGAATCAAACTTGCAAATAA
- the lspA gene encoding signal peptidase II, translating into MQQMILIALFLIGLDQVTKYLAKVYMFEKGIFQIPLLGDWFKFTYVENPGIAFGVELPGGRITISIFSIIAVAAITWYIFHSFKNTWPYKFSFSFVIGGAIGNLIDRVLYGRVIDFAHLDLYNGTIGGYYLSLWPVFNIADAAISIGVVSSLIFYKQIFEEQSLVHSTMGELEQLSNKETTQSPESNPQSPHE; encoded by the coding sequence ATGCAGCAAATGATTCTTATTGCCCTTTTTTTAATCGGGCTTGATCAAGTCACAAAGTACTTGGCAAAAGTTTATATGTTTGAAAAGGGGATTTTTCAAATTCCTTTACTTGGCGATTGGTTTAAATTCACTTATGTCGAAAATCCCGGCATTGCTTTTGGGGTTGAACTTCCCGGGGGTAGAATTACGATTTCGATATTTTCCATCATTGCCGTCGCTGCGATTACTTGGTATATTTTCCATTCATTTAAAAATACTTGGCCATATAAATTCTCATTCTCTTTCGTTATCGGAGGAGCCATCGGAAATCTTATCGACCGCGTTTTGTACGGGAGAGTTATCGACTTTGCTCACTTAGATCTTTATAACGGAACGATCGGTGGATATTATCTATCACTTTGGCCTGTCTTTAACATTGCTGATGCAGCCATAAGTATTGGGGTTGTATCAAGTCTCATTTTTTATAAACAAATTTTTGAAGAACAGTCACTTGTCCATTCAACGATGGGAGAGTTAGAGCAACTATCCAACAAAGAAACAACACAAAGCCCGGAATCAAACCCCCAAAGTCCTCATGAATAA
- a CDS encoding VOC family protein, whose amino-acid sequence MLKLTGISHITLRVNDLRRSEEFYMKILGFKLHHRLGINMTYLESNGDSLVLVKAETPSPMGNGDIRYDHFGLRLPTDADVDDAAAILKEHRVHFITQPAKRRDGRAFFVSDPDGNLVEIYSSTGEIFPTDDTNPVEPSSNRRGRKAKAPSPQKEAKLREAESPSKRRRSRK is encoded by the coding sequence ATGTTAAAACTGACGGGCATCAGCCATATTACTTTGCGTGTAAATGATTTACGCCGTTCCGAAGAATTTTATATGAAAATTCTTGGATTCAAGCTTCACCATCGGCTGGGGATTAACATGACTTATCTTGAATCAAATGGTGATTCGTTAGTTCTTGTAAAGGCGGAAACGCCAAGCCCAATGGGAAATGGCGACATCCGATACGATCATTTTGGACTTCGCTTGCCAACGGATGCCGATGTCGATGACGCAGCCGCTATTTTAAAGGAGCATCGCGTGCACTTTATCACGCAGCCGGCAAAACGCCGTGACGGCCGCGCTTTCTTCGTATCCGACCCCGATGGGAATCTGGTTGAAATCTACTCCTCAACCGGTGAAATATTCCCTACTGACGATACCAATCCTGTTGAACCATCTTCAAATCGACGAGGTCGTAAAGCGAAAGCACCATCACCGCAAAAAGAGGCAAAACTCCGCGAGGCGGAAAGCCCTAGCAAACGACGCAGAAGCCGAAAGTAA
- a CDS encoding tetratricopeptide repeat protein — MANSQEVSQTSTSKKAKEPSKNGVDSSINVEMKWAEFVHFAEKNQNLLIGIGVIVLLSIAGFVYWNYRIDSIKDDAAYELEKVMPFYKNSDFKTAISGDSTAKGLSEIAEKYTGTPAGNQAYYFLGNAYLQTGDYKSALTAFGKVSGSGLLTSAASAGEATCYEQEKNYAKAAKLFYTAAKETPNDALAPIYFTDAARNYELAGDKSEALKIYQLLVKDYSKTNQGREAEKAVARLKSVL, encoded by the coding sequence ATGGCCAATTCACAAGAAGTATCACAAACCTCAACATCAAAAAAAGCGAAAGAGCCTTCCAAAAATGGCGTTGATTCGAGCATCAATGTTGAAATGAAATGGGCAGAGTTTGTTCATTTTGCCGAAAAGAATCAAAACCTTCTCATTGGTATCGGTGTCATCGTATTACTTTCGATTGCCGGTTTTGTTTACTGGAATTACCGAATTGATTCAATTAAAGATGATGCCGCCTATGAACTAGAAAAGGTTATGCCGTTCTACAAAAATAGCGACTTTAAAACAGCGATAAGCGGAGATTCAACGGCTAAAGGCCTAAGCGAAATTGCAGAAAAGTACACAGGCACACCGGCTGGAAATCAAGCTTATTATTTCTTGGGTAATGCATATTTGCAAACGGGTGATTATAAATCTGCCTTAACTGCATTTGGTAAAGTGTCTGGTTCTGGGCTTCTTACTTCTGCGGCAAGTGCGGGCGAAGCCACCTGTTACGAACAAGAAAAAAATTACGCGAAAGCTGCAAAATTATTCTATACCGCAGCCAAAGAAACCCCAAACGACGCACTTGCGCCGATTTATTTCACAGATGCAGCTAGAAATTATGAACTTGCAGGAGATAAATCTGAAGCCCTAAAAATTTATCAATTACTCGTAAAAGACTATTCAAAAACCAATCAAGGTCGTGAAGCAGAAAAAGCAGTCGCACGATTAAAATCAGTTCTTTAA
- a CDS encoding amidohydrolase family protein, with protein MKIKFALILLILSLVKQNLVTAQEAEQIHVFRGATIFPISGEPIENGDLVIRGKKILAVGKTGSVAIPANAVIHDVKGKVIMPGLVDTHSHIGGGDGGDGSAPIHPDVRIYDTIDPNNDTFNKARAGGITTVNVMPGSGHLMSGQTVYLKLRQKPRKVDDMLFVSNPQKEIIGGLKMANGTNPLRPSPFPGTRAKSAAIIRQLYSKAVDYQSKIKAAKGDSSKLPPRDIMMEPLVEVLEGKRTVHHHTHRGDDILTVIRIAKEFGYRPVLHHVSEAWKVAKEIAEAKIPCSIIILDTPGGKLEAAEIKYENGAVLEAAGVDVAFHTDDGVTDSRVFLRSAALAVRAGMSKKKALEGLTLAGAKMLGLENRVGSLDAGKDADFIILSGDPLSVYSRIEQTWVEGANVFDYALPEFRKYAAGGYGVYRGEIFDHYLGGYGETGSQTSNSK; from the coding sequence ATGAAAATCAAATTTGCTTTGATTCTTCTCATTCTTTCCCTCGTAAAACAAAACTTAGTTACAGCCCAAGAAGCGGAACAAATTCATGTATTTCGCGGGGCAACAATTTTTCCGATTTCAGGAGAGCCAATTGAGAATGGTGATTTGGTCATACGGGGGAAAAAGATTCTTGCCGTTGGGAAAACGGGCAGTGTTGCGATTCCTGCCAATGCCGTCATTCACGATGTCAAAGGAAAAGTGATTATGCCGGGGCTTGTCGATACCCACTCACATATCGGCGGCGGCGATGGCGGTGATGGCTCTGCACCGATTCATCCCGATGTCCGAATTTATGACACCATCGATCCAAACAATGATACATTCAACAAAGCCCGCGCAGGGGGAATCACAACCGTTAATGTGATGCCCGGTTCAGGTCATTTGATGAGCGGTCAAACCGTGTATCTTAAATTGAGACAGAAACCGCGAAAAGTTGACGATATGCTCTTTGTCTCGAATCCGCAGAAAGAAATTATTGGTGGGCTTAAAATGGCCAATGGGACAAATCCGCTTCGCCCATCGCCTTTTCCGGGCACGCGTGCTAAGTCGGCTGCCATTATCCGACAGCTCTATTCAAAAGCCGTTGATTATCAATCTAAAATCAAAGCCGCGAAAGGTGATAGTTCAAAATTACCACCTCGCGACATCATGATGGAGCCGCTTGTGGAAGTGCTTGAAGGCAAACGTACGGTTCATCATCACACGCACCGCGGCGACGATATTCTCACCGTGATTCGTATCGCAAAAGAATTTGGCTATCGTCCGGTACTTCATCATGTGAGCGAAGCGTGGAAGGTTGCAAAAGAAATTGCTGAAGCCAAAATCCCTTGCTCCATCATTATTCTTGATACACCGGGCGGAAAACTTGAAGCCGCAGAAATCAAATATGAAAATGGTGCCGTGCTCGAAGCCGCCGGCGTTGATGTTGCTTTCCATACCGACGATGGAGTTACCGATTCCCGCGTCTTTCTTCGCTCCGCCGCGCTTGCGGTTCGTGCTGGAATGTCGAAAAAGAAAGCGCTTGAGGGGCTAACACTTGCAGGTGCTAAAATGCTTGGGCTTGAAAATCGTGTCGGATCTCTTGATGCGGGAAAAGATGCCGATTTCATCATTCTTTCCGGCGACCCGCTCAGTGTTTACAGCCGAATCGAACAGACTTGGGTTGAAGGCGCCAATGTGTTTGATTATGCGTTGCCCGAATTTAGAAAATATGCTGCCGGTGGGTATGGGGTTTACCGAGGTGAAATTTTTGACCACTATCTCGGCGGTTATGGAGAAACAGGTTCTCAAACCAGCAATTCAAAGTAA
- a CDS encoding TatD family hydrolase: MNKTESHFAHTSLGADGNKEFEGCTFVDAHAHLSFPDYNPDRESIIQRLRENRVGLIINPGTNVETSRDAIACAESLDFVYANVGLHPCDVNEFDEDSFSELETLAKHPKVVAIGEIGLDYHYPETNKQKEEHCFRTMLRIAKKLDLPVIIHTRDAWSDTFRILEEEKSSNLRGMMHCFSGTIEEAARSIELGFKISIPGIITFKKSNLPEVVKALPLSEILTETDCPFLAPVPHRGKRNEPAFVIEVAKKIAEVKSLPIQSVAKAVLGNTVSLFNIKVEL, translated from the coding sequence ATGAATAAAACTGAATCTCATTTCGCTCATACTTCCCTTGGAGCCGATGGGAATAAAGAATTCGAAGGGTGTACTTTTGTCGATGCACATGCTCATTTATCTTTCCCAGATTACAACCCCGATCGTGAATCCATCATTCAAAGGCTTAGAGAGAATCGCGTAGGGTTAATCATTAATCCGGGTACCAATGTTGAAACTTCCCGAGATGCGATCGCATGCGCAGAGTCGCTTGATTTTGTTTATGCCAATGTTGGACTTCACCCCTGCGATGTCAATGAATTTGATGAAGATTCATTTTCTGAACTTGAGACTTTAGCAAAACACCCAAAAGTGGTGGCAATTGGTGAAATTGGTTTAGACTATCACTACCCGGAAACAAATAAACAGAAAGAAGAACACTGCTTTCGGACAATGTTAAGAATTGCCAAAAAGCTTGATTTACCCGTGATAATTCACACGCGTGACGCTTGGAGCGATACATTCCGAATTCTTGAAGAGGAGAAGTCATCAAACTTAAGAGGCATGATGCATTGCTTTTCCGGTACAATTGAAGAGGCGGCTCGATCGATCGAATTGGGCTTTAAGATTTCCATCCCCGGAATCATCACTTTTAAGAAATCCAATTTACCTGAAGTCGTCAAGGCGTTACCTTTGTCAGAAATTCTAACAGAAACGGATTGCCCATTTTTGGCACCTGTTCCTCACCGAGGGAAGCGAAATGAACCTGCATTCGTCATAGAAGTTGCCAAAAAAATCGCCGAAGTAAAGTCTCTTCCCATTCAAAGCGTTGCAAAGGCTGTTCTTGGCAATACGGTTTCACTTTTTAATATAAAAGTTGAACTTTAG
- the rsgA gene encoding ribosome small subunit-dependent GTPase A encodes MAKKDIRDRSRTRAEQFLSNRELGEDGTVIGLKSAYFIIRANDSSLHDCKPNRSTYSKNPEDETLLCVGDEVTFKRTNASGGNEFGVGVITTVKERKNKISRARDRRMTRSGESSLVIASNLDNIVIIASAFEPMFRPGLVDRYLVYAGFERLNPLIVVNKMDLCLDKRDHKDVIAITEVYKKLGYQLLYLSVETGKGMDSLFKFLDGKTSVLCGHSGVGKTSIMNFLTKSNFDTKDVSERTLKGSHTTSNAMMKELVEIRGYRFMNKSFIVDTPGIREFGLEMISKLEIRHFFPEFEVYATNCQFSSCLHESEPNCGVKKAVEDKKILKARYESYLNIMATATN; translated from the coding sequence ATGGCTAAAAAGGATATTCGAGACCGGTCAAGAACGCGCGCGGAGCAATTTTTATCGAACCGTGAACTCGGTGAAGACGGAACGGTGATAGGCTTGAAATCCGCCTATTTTATTATTCGAGCCAATGATTCATCTTTACATGATTGTAAACCAAATCGGAGTACTTATTCCAAAAATCCAGAAGACGAAACGCTTTTGTGTGTTGGTGATGAAGTGACTTTTAAACGAACAAATGCCTCGGGAGGAAATGAGTTTGGTGTAGGCGTTATCACAACAGTAAAAGAAAGGAAAAATAAAATTTCAAGAGCACGCGATCGAAGAATGACAAGGAGCGGGGAATCGTCTCTTGTTATTGCGTCAAACTTGGATAACATCGTAATTATCGCATCCGCTTTTGAACCAATGTTTCGCCCGGGTTTGGTTGATCGATATCTGGTTTATGCCGGCTTTGAAAGGTTAAATCCGTTGATTGTTGTTAATAAAATGGATCTTTGTTTAGATAAGCGGGATCACAAAGATGTCATTGCAATAACAGAGGTTTACAAAAAACTTGGGTATCAACTGCTTTATTTAAGTGTTGAGACCGGAAAGGGAATGGATTCTCTTTTTAAGTTTTTGGATGGAAAAACTTCCGTATTGTGTGGTCACTCGGGCGTTGGGAAAACGTCGATTATGAATTTCCTTACCAAATCCAATTTTGACACGAAAGATGTCAGTGAAAGAACTTTGAAAGGGTCACATACAACCAGTAACGCAATGATGAAAGAATTGGTTGAGATTCGTGGATACCGATTTATGAACAAAAGTTTTATCGTCGATACACCCGGAATCCGTGAATTTGGATTGGAGATGATTTCAAAGTTAGAAATTCGTCATTTTTTTCCAGAATTCGAAGTTTATGCCACAAATTGTCAATTCAGTTCTTGCCTTCACGAAAGCGAACCCAATTGCGGTGTAAAAAAAGCGGTTGAGGATAAGAAAATCTTAAAAGCTCGATACGAAAGTTATCTCAACATAATGGCAACTGCTACAAATTAA
- a CDS encoding YicC/YloC family endoribonuclease, whose amino-acid sequence MTPQSLYMIESMTGYGFAEKTNGNTTFSAEIRSVNSRFSEINLKLPRVLSSREIEAKEIIRKQLLRGKISASLQITKTDGENIPLRLKSDTVRGYIHLLRDLKQASGIEEEIRLDHLLKFTDIFESDIGEEEEESLWHLGETVLEEAIKNLREMRRKEGIELGKDFETRIESINQTLLKIESLSKQTIEETREKIRQKVREILTDETKISRDRLELEVVLIADKMDITEECVRFRSHNKFFIEALRNAEPSGRKLNFLLQEQNREANTIASKSQNSEIAQLVVFLKEELEKIREQVQNIE is encoded by the coding sequence ATGACGCCGCAAAGTTTATATATGATTGAAAGCATGACTGGCTATGGGTTTGCCGAAAAAACGAATGGCAATACCACTTTTTCCGCGGAAATTCGATCAGTGAATAGCCGATTTTCTGAAATTAACCTCAAACTTCCGCGTGTTCTTTCTTCTCGTGAAATCGAGGCAAAAGAAATCATTAGGAAGCAATTGCTGCGCGGGAAAATTTCTGCATCGCTACAAATTACCAAAACAGATGGAGAGAACATTCCTTTAAGGTTAAAAAGCGATACTGTTCGCGGTTATATACATTTGCTTCGAGATTTAAAACAAGCTTCAGGCATTGAAGAAGAAATCAGACTCGATCATCTACTTAAATTTACTGACATTTTTGAAAGTGATATTGGTGAGGAAGAGGAAGAATCATTGTGGCATTTAGGGGAGACGGTTCTCGAAGAAGCGATAAAAAATCTTCGAGAAATGCGTCGAAAAGAAGGCATTGAATTGGGAAAAGACTTTGAAACAAGAATTGAATCTATTAATCAAACGCTTCTTAAAATCGAATCTCTTTCGAAACAGACCATTGAAGAAACTCGCGAAAAAATTCGCCAAAAAGTACGCGAAATTTTAACAGACGAAACTAAAATCAGCCGTGATAGACTTGAACTTGAAGTCGTCCTCATTGCCGATAAAATGGATATTACCGAGGAATGCGTTCGATTCAGAAGTCATAATAAGTTCTTTATCGAAGCCCTCCGAAATGCAGAACCTTCAGGCAGAAAACTCAACTTTCTTCTTCAAGAGCAAAACAGAGAAGCAAATACCATTGCTTCAAAATCTCAAAATTCTGAAATTGCCCAGTTGGTAGTTTTTTTGAAAGAAGAGTTGGAAAAAATTCGTGAGCAAGTTCAAAATATCGAATAA
- a CDS encoding isoprenylcysteine carboxylmethyltransferase family protein, which yields MKTTIRFFNAFIRIFFLLLLLIFLPAWFVGIEQQIEIRISVAIYALFIFNSLWPAVQGRFSKKKDDILPPTRLEAWLDNAVIFGFWGIHFSAIFDYKLALSTSLFSFFPSTVSIFFPREFSFYLGLIVMILSLVLAYSSVGTLGEYFDRLTIKKNQPLITSGVYGVVRHPIYSAYLLLFSGFCLIMKSPLSLVLLLLIAYLWSITFIKREELMLIKQFGDSYIEYSKKVKRLIPFIY from the coding sequence ATGAAAACAACCATACGTTTCTTTAATGCCTTTATTAGAATCTTCTTTCTTCTTTTACTCCTTATTTTTTTACCGGCTTGGTTTGTAGGAATCGAACAGCAAATTGAAATTCGAATTTCCGTTGCAATTTACGCTCTTTTTATCTTTAATTCGCTTTGGCCAGCCGTACAAGGTCGGTTTTCAAAAAAGAAAGATGATATTTTGCCCCCCACTCGATTAGAGGCTTGGTTAGATAATGCTGTAATTTTTGGATTTTGGGGAATTCACTTCTCAGCTATTTTTGACTATAAACTTGCACTTTCAACTTCCTTATTCTCCTTTTTTCCTTCAACGGTCTCAATATTTTTTCCTCGAGAATTTAGTTTTTATTTGGGTCTAATTGTTATGATCCTTTCACTTGTTCTCGCCTATTCTTCGGTAGGAACTTTAGGGGAATATTTCGATCGTTTAACGATAAAAAAAAATCAACCGCTAATCACTTCAGGCGTATATGGTGTAGTTCGACATCCAATCTACTCTGCCTATCTGCTCCTTTTTTCCGGTTTTTGTTTGATCATGAAAAGCCCGCTTTCCCTTGTTCTTCTTCTTCTTATCGCTTATCTCTGGTCAATTACCTTCATCAAAAGAGAGGAATTGATGTTGATTAAACAGTTTGGGGATTCTTACATTGAGTATTCAAAAAAAGTCAAAAGGCTGATTCCATTCATTTATTGA